A genome region from Sphingobium sp. WTD-1 includes the following:
- a CDS encoding MFS transporter, protein MGQPPGLSKRSLAIAGLSTIVEWYDFTLYLYLATLLSRIFYGGGAAGVGHVLAGFAVAYLMRPLGAIVFGHIGDRHGRRPTMLLSMALMSAAMLATALLPTQAQVGAMAGWLLLALRCVMAFSVGGEYTGVVAYLLEGAPPGRRGVITSLASAASEVGGLLAVALSALTVALLDEATLADWGWRIPFLVGAGLAALILLARSRIEESPDFLAQRARGSIPAQPLRLSLRAYRPAIGRGFAISALGSITYYVGIVHVPSFLIGTGRMGEADALMLSTLAALVVILVTPLVGALSDRIGRRPVLVALALAGVTLPALLFALMAQGSALGGALVGAILLAALGGAVSAVGAVTTAEQFPGEGRLSGLAFGATSATALFGGLTPYLSHQVTQASGWASAPGWLIAIVALGVLPVLCRLPESAPRLMS, encoded by the coding sequence ATGGGGCAGCCACCCGGCCTCTCGAAGCGATCGCTGGCGATTGCCGGGCTGTCGACCATCGTCGAATGGTATGACTTCACCCTCTATCTCTATCTCGCCACCTTGTTGTCGCGCATCTTCTATGGCGGCGGCGCGGCGGGCGTGGGCCATGTGCTGGCGGGCTTTGCGGTCGCCTATCTGATGCGGCCGCTGGGCGCGATCGTCTTTGGCCATATCGGCGACCGCCATGGCCGGCGGCCGACCATGTTGCTGTCGATGGCGCTGATGAGCGCGGCGATGCTGGCGACCGCGCTGTTGCCAACCCAGGCACAGGTCGGGGCGATGGCGGGCTGGCTGCTGCTGGCGCTGCGCTGTGTCATGGCCTTCTCGGTCGGGGGCGAATATACCGGCGTCGTTGCCTATCTGCTGGAAGGCGCGCCACCCGGCCGGCGCGGCGTCATCACATCCCTGGCGTCGGCGGCAAGCGAGGTCGGCGGGCTGCTGGCGGTGGCGCTGTCCGCCCTGACCGTGGCGCTGCTGGACGAGGCGACGCTGGCCGACTGGGGCTGGCGCATTCCCTTTCTGGTCGGCGCGGGTCTCGCCGCCCTCATCCTGTTGGCCCGGTCGCGTATCGAGGAATCGCCCGATTTCCTGGCGCAGCGCGCCCGTGGCAGCATCCCGGCCCAGCCCCTGCGCCTCAGCCTGCGCGCCTATCGGCCAGCTATCGGCCGCGGCTTTGCCATTTCGGCGCTGGGGTCGATCACCTATTATGTCGGCATCGTCCATGTGCCGAGCTTCCTGATCGGCACCGGCCGCATGGGCGAGGCCGATGCGCTGATGCTCTCGACGCTGGCAGCACTGGTGGTGATATTGGTGACGCCGCTGGTCGGCGCCTTGTCCGACCGGATCGGGCGGCGGCCGGTGCTGGTCGCGCTGGCGCTGGCCGGCGTCACGCTGCCGGCCCTGCTCTTTGCCCTGATGGCCCAGGGAAGCGCATTGGGCGGCGCGCTGGTCGGCGCGATCCTGCTGGCGGCGCTGGGCGGAGCGGTGAGCGCGGTCGGCGCCGTGACCACGGCCGAGCAATTTCCCGGCGAAGGGCGGCTGAGTGGCCTCGCCTTTGGCGCCACCAGCGCGACCGCCCTGTTCGGCGGCCTCACCCCCTATCTGTCGCATCAGGTGACGCAGGCCAGCGGATGGGCGTCGGCGCCCGGATGGCTGATCGCAATCGTGGCGCTGGGCGTGCTGCCGGTCCTGTGCCGCCTGCCGGAAAGCGCGCCGCGCCTGATGAGCTAG